One part of the Dyadobacter sp. 676 genome encodes these proteins:
- a CDS encoding FAD-dependent oxidoreductase, translated as MMVESGLHRYLGFYKEMPALLKRAGIDIDKLFYWEDEIIIRLKGGICGTFGLAPLFSPFRTLKSIFGNSHIFSSRQKLLILRFFVSGLWKTARQPTVMDGLTILEYAQQKRLPEDIVTKLLTPLSAGLFFLQPDKYSAFVFFGLFLPFLHRSYRNRVGAFNGGMTEVMAAPIGEYIQKLGGEIFLSSPVDELVIKDGQATGVIVAGRRYDADSVVLATSLAPAQRLLADLVPHYPSFSTMLKLQTMPSVTIQIELSQRCMPKDRTTFAPQTCLASFSEQAGSTFKASKGRLSIILTPPEQFVNLDKETILQRVTADLEAIDIHIRNTILDSRIVIEAEDFYALVPGAEALKPEQRTAVKGLVLAGDYTRQRYLATMEGAVYSGKQAAHIILDQDRNT; from the coding sequence ATGATGGTCGAGTCCGGCCTACACAGATACCTGGGCTTTTATAAAGAAATGCCTGCCTTGCTCAAAAGAGCCGGAATTGATATTGATAAGCTGTTTTACTGGGAGGATGAAATTATTATCCGGCTCAAAGGAGGCATCTGTGGCACCTTCGGATTGGCACCGCTTTTTAGTCCCTTCCGAACTTTAAAGAGCATTTTCGGCAATTCCCATATATTTTCTTCACGCCAGAAATTGCTAATCCTTCGCTTCTTCGTTTCCGGTTTGTGGAAAACCGCCCGCCAGCCAACAGTGATGGATGGACTGACGATACTGGAATATGCGCAGCAAAAACGCTTGCCTGAGGATATTGTGACGAAACTTCTGACGCCACTCTCTGCGGGTCTGTTCTTTTTGCAGCCAGATAAGTATTCAGCGTTTGTTTTCTTTGGTCTGTTTCTGCCATTCCTGCACCGCTCCTACCGGAATCGAGTCGGTGCCTTCAACGGCGGAATGACGGAGGTAATGGCCGCACCAATCGGAGAGTATATTCAAAAACTGGGTGGTGAGATCTTCCTGTCTTCCCCTGTCGATGAACTTGTCATTAAGGACGGTCAAGCAACCGGTGTGATCGTGGCTGGCCGGCGGTATGATGCTGACAGTGTGGTTTTGGCTACATCTCTGGCCCCGGCACAAAGGTTGCTCGCAGATCTGGTACCCCATTATCCTTCTTTTTCTACAATGCTGAAACTGCAAACGATGCCTTCTGTCACCATTCAAATTGAGCTTTCTCAGAGATGCATGCCAAAGGACAGGACCACCTTTGCGCCACAGACCTGCCTTGCAAGCTTTTCTGAACAAGCCGGCAGCACGTTTAAAGCGTCAAAAGGACGCCTATCAATTATCTTGACACCACCTGAACAGTTTGTCAATTTGGACAAAGAAACCATTTTGCAGCGGGTCACTGCCGATCTTGAAGCGATTGACATCCATATTAGGAATACCATCCTAGATTCACGGATAGTCATTGAGGCCGAAGATTTTTATGCGTTAGTGCCCGGTGCCGAAGCACTGAAACCCGAACAACGAACAGCGGTGAAAGGACTTGTCCTCGCCGGAGATTACACCAGACAGCGTTACTTGGCTACCATGGAAGGGGCGGTGTATTCCGGGAAACAGGCCGCGCACATCATCCTAGACCAAGACCGGAATACATGA
- a CDS encoding LexA family transcriptional regulator, with the protein MNPPKYFFAQNIKFLRERKRKTQQELADELFMTRVKLHALESGRTAAPQPEDYFKFSDYFRLSIDTLMRIDISKLGELKLRDLQAGNDVYLAGSNLRILAITVDKANKENVEYVPVKAKAGYRDGHANPEYIAALPKFSFPNLPSGTFRMFPTSGDSMLPLPEGADVLCQFAEDWTAIKAGTLCIVILKGEQDFVFKKVTVNAEKRSLLLESLNPQYKPYEVEIKEVLEIWKYHSYQSKAIPEPVADVQHISHTLSEVLKRLSKIEEKVEK; encoded by the coding sequence ATGAATCCTCCAAAATATTTTTTTGCACAGAACATTAAATTTCTCCGGGAGCGAAAGAGAAAAACGCAGCAAGAGCTTGCTGACGAGCTTTTTATGACGCGGGTGAAATTACATGCCTTGGAATCCGGAAGGACAGCCGCCCCGCAGCCGGAGGATTATTTCAAATTCTCTGACTATTTCCGGCTTAGCATCGACACGCTGATGCGGATAGATATCTCCAAGCTTGGGGAATTGAAGCTACGGGACCTTCAGGCGGGCAACGATGTCTACCTGGCCGGAAGTAATCTGCGGATACTTGCGATCACCGTCGACAAAGCCAATAAGGAAAATGTTGAGTATGTGCCGGTGAAGGCCAAGGCGGGATACCGTGACGGGCATGCGAACCCGGAATATATTGCTGCGCTGCCTAAGTTTTCCTTTCCTAACCTTCCCTCAGGCACGTTCAGGATGTTTCCGACATCAGGCGATTCGATGCTGCCCTTGCCCGAGGGTGCAGATGTTCTCTGTCAGTTTGCGGAGGATTGGACAGCGATAAAGGCCGGAACTTTATGCATCGTCATTCTCAAAGGCGAGCAGGACTTTGTTTTCAAAAAAGTAACGGTTAATGCTGAAAAGAGATCACTTCTTTTGGAATCCCTCAATCCGCAATACAAGCCTTATGAGGTGGAAATTAAAGAAGTGCTTGAAATCTGGAAGTACCACAGCTATCAGTCCAAGGCGATTCCGGAGCCGGTTGCTGATGTTCAACACATATCCCATACGTTAAGTGAGGTGTTGAAGCGATTAAGTAAAATAGAAGAAAAGGTAGAGAAGTGA
- a CDS encoding Crp/Fnr family transcriptional regulator, with product MAALLTLIARMNPFISYLNTFVTLPIEAQQAIESITIHRELPRGSLLLANGDVCKEFHFLASGLVRVFYYKSGKDVTAWFAAEKAIASAIDSLFSGNPSMYNIELLEDSDIYSLQYHKLELVLRQHPVVERLGRLLVTHNYLLLDERMKLFAFCTAEERYERLLQQLPDVFQRVKLGHVASYLGISQEHLSRIRSAYRKNN from the coding sequence ATGGCCGCGCTTCTTACGCTGATTGCAAGAATGAACCCATTTATTTCTTACCTAAATACATTCGTTACATTGCCGATAGAGGCGCAGCAAGCGATTGAATCAATAACCATTCATCGAGAGCTCCCGCGAGGTAGCTTACTGCTTGCCAATGGAGATGTCTGCAAAGAATTCCATTTTTTAGCTTCAGGGCTTGTGAGAGTTTTCTATTACAAAAGTGGTAAAGACGTTACCGCCTGGTTTGCTGCCGAAAAGGCGATAGCCAGTGCCATAGATAGTTTGTTTTCGGGCAATCCCTCGATGTACAATATCGAGCTTTTGGAGGATTCCGACATTTACAGTCTCCAATATCACAAATTAGAATTGGTCCTCAGGCAACATCCGGTCGTAGAGCGGTTAGGAAGGCTTCTTGTGACCCATAACTACTTGCTATTGGATGAGCGGATGAAGCTGTTCGCTTTTTGCACTGCTGAGGAAAGATATGAGCGCCTTCTGCAACAGCTGCCGGACGTATTTCAAAGGGTGAAGCTGGGCCATGTTGCCTCTTACTTGGGCATCAGTCAGGAACATCTAAGCAGGATCAGGAGTGCGTACAGAAAAAATAACTGA
- the ligD gene encoding DNA ligase D has protein sequence MVKRKKDPMPERIDPMLCTLVKEVPSLPDYLFEVKWDGYRIVSYVKSEKVRMDSRSGLNYTAKYPPVEQALKALKHDVVIDGEVVVFNQEGKPDFDALQKYNGHNTPISYCVFDLLWMDGKSLMDLPLTKRKELLRSVIKDQPVLKFSESFDDGKALYEQILAENLEGIVAKRKDSVYAQGERGNDWLKIPTRKRQEFVIGAWAESTKSRSFKSLLFGAYENGKFIWIGRSGGGYKDKEMPEILKKLKALEIDKSPFANPILDTKGAVMHYVRPELVANFEFATWTKSGRIRKPATFLGFRKDKKAKDVVREVPKETEIIEAEAEETQNRVSTRKQKTASAKKKTYLNEGSNWRRVDESYEGKEVTDFDLEHCRIQLHDIEREIWSGVAKGDLALYYNRVAHYILPHLADRPQSLNLKLTHAGGPTTFIKDMENRQPACADIFTDKRRVAKAGKRNRIDYLVCNNLETLLFMVDCGCVDINTWASRTEAPETPDYIWLDLDPTVSKGDSGSEEAGFKKAVDVALAAKDVLASHKVKSLIKTSGKTGLHIYIPCQGFDFTQSRIIANALADQIHPLVKAISTRSETISLRGDRVYIDANQNDYADTLAAPYCIRPYHQPTVSTPLDWREVTPTLDRYAYNKDTIFKRLEKKGDIFSSVLDAKIAARNAEKLLFFLHR, from the coding sequence ATGGTAAAGCGCAAGAAAGACCCAATGCCGGAACGCATCGATCCAATGTTATGCACACTGGTAAAGGAGGTGCCAAGCTTACCTGACTATCTTTTTGAAGTGAAATGGGACGGCTACCGGATCGTATCCTACGTAAAGTCGGAAAAAGTCCGGATGGACTCGCGAAGCGGCCTCAACTATACGGCGAAGTATCCACCGGTTGAGCAGGCGCTTAAAGCGCTTAAACATGACGTAGTCATTGATGGCGAGGTTGTTGTTTTTAACCAGGAGGGCAAACCAGATTTTGATGCGCTGCAAAAGTACAATGGCCACAACACACCGATCAGCTATTGTGTCTTTGACCTGCTGTGGATGGACGGTAAAAGTCTAATGGACTTGCCGCTGACCAAACGAAAGGAACTATTAAGGTCCGTTATCAAGGATCAGCCGGTATTGAAATTCAGTGAGAGCTTCGATGATGGCAAAGCTTTGTATGAACAGATATTGGCAGAAAACCTGGAAGGGATTGTCGCCAAAAGAAAAGACAGTGTTTACGCCCAGGGTGAACGGGGCAACGACTGGCTGAAGATTCCGACAAGGAAGCGGCAGGAATTTGTCATCGGTGCCTGGGCGGAATCGACAAAATCACGATCTTTCAAAAGTTTGCTTTTCGGTGCCTATGAAAACGGCAAGTTTATCTGGATAGGCCGCAGCGGTGGAGGCTACAAGGACAAAGAAATGCCCGAAATCCTAAAAAAGCTCAAGGCTTTGGAAATAGACAAATCGCCCTTTGCAAATCCTATCCTGGATACAAAGGGCGCGGTTATGCACTATGTCCGCCCGGAGCTGGTAGCAAATTTTGAGTTTGCTACTTGGACAAAGTCCGGCAGGATTCGCAAGCCCGCAACCTTTCTTGGTTTTCGTAAAGATAAAAAGGCTAAGGATGTCGTCCGTGAGGTGCCCAAAGAGACAGAGATTATCGAGGCCGAAGCAGAAGAAACGCAGAATCGGGTGTCAACCCGTAAACAGAAAACAGCCTCAGCCAAAAAGAAAACCTACCTGAATGAAGGCAGTAACTGGCGGCGCGTCGACGAAAGCTATGAAGGCAAGGAGGTAACAGACTTTGACCTTGAGCACTGCAGGATACAATTACATGACATTGAGCGTGAAATATGGTCCGGTGTGGCTAAGGGTGACCTGGCACTGTATTACAATCGGGTTGCTCATTACATTTTACCACATCTTGCCGATAGACCGCAGTCGCTCAACTTAAAGCTTACCCATGCCGGCGGTCCGACCACCTTTATAAAAGACATGGAGAACCGCCAGCCGGCTTGTGCAGACATTTTTACCGATAAGCGGAGAGTCGCCAAAGCAGGAAAACGAAACCGGATTGACTACCTGGTGTGCAACAACCTGGAAACGCTGCTGTTTATGGTCGATTGCGGCTGCGTGGATATCAACACATGGGCATCCAGGACCGAGGCGCCGGAGACTCCGGATTACATTTGGCTGGACCTGGACCCGACCGTCAGCAAAGGGGATTCAGGTTCGGAAGAGGCTGGATTTAAAAAAGCCGTCGATGTGGCTTTGGCAGCAAAAGACGTGTTGGCGAGCCATAAAGTAAAATCGCTGATCAAAACCTCGGGTAAGACAGGGTTACACATTTATATTCCTTGCCAGGGGTTCGATTTCACACAGAGCCGTATCATTGCTAACGCTCTGGCCGATCAAATCCACCCACTTGTTAAGGCGATCAGTACCAGAAGCGAAACGATCAGCCTACGTGGTGACCGGGTCTATATAGACGCCAATCAGAATGACTATGCCGACACGCTGGCTGCACCCTACTGCATTCGTCCTTACCACCAGCCTACGGTAAGCACCCCGCTGGACTGGCGGGAAGTTACGCCAACGCTCGATCGCTATGCTTACAACAAGGACACCATATTCAAACGGCTGGAAAAGAAAGGCGATATATTTTCTTCGGTCCTGGACGCGAAAATCGCCGCTAGGAACGCGGAGAAACTACTATTTTTCTTGCATAGATAG
- a CDS encoding Error-prone repair protein ImuA, translating to METAKKKNELIAKLRSEILSLQGFRPPSPGGSHTNLGLGPIEKAFPGGVFPTGAIHEFISSLPEESAATTGFMAALAGRLMKTDGMCAWIGTKRNVFPLGLSPFGVAADRIIFVDLKRDRDLLWALEEALKCDALSVVVGQIKELNLTESRRLQLAVEESRVTGLIHRANPRIATAVAAACRWQIKPVPAKPVGGQLPGVGYATWDVSVLKIRNGEPGRWRINWAEDHFEHITETQQVSQEHLLQVG from the coding sequence ATGGAAACTGCGAAGAAAAAAAATGAGCTGATTGCCAAGCTGCGGAGTGAGATTCTTTCGCTGCAAGGTTTCCGCCCACCTTCACCAGGGGGCAGCCATACCAATTTAGGCTTAGGTCCGATCGAAAAGGCTTTCCCGGGCGGTGTTTTTCCAACCGGCGCAATCCACGAATTCATCAGCAGTCTGCCAGAAGAGTCGGCGGCTACTACCGGCTTTATGGCGGCATTGGCTGGTCGGCTCATGAAAACAGACGGCATGTGCGCCTGGATCGGCACCAAACGAAACGTCTTCCCTCTAGGGCTTTCTCCGTTTGGCGTAGCCGCCGACAGGATCATCTTTGTTGACCTCAAAAGGGACCGCGATCTGTTGTGGGCGCTTGAAGAAGCCCTAAAATGCGACGCACTTTCTGTGGTGGTTGGCCAGATAAAAGAGTTGAACCTCACCGAATCACGCCGCCTTCAGCTGGCTGTGGAAGAAAGCCGGGTCACCGGACTCATCCATAGAGCTAACCCACGTATAGCCACCGCCGTTGCAGCGGCCTGCAGGTGGCAGATAAAACCGGTACCCGCGAAGCCCGTGGGTGGACAGCTCCCCGGTGTTGGTTATGCCACCTGGGATGTTTCCGTCCTCAAAATCCGCAACGGCGAACCGGGCAGATGGCGCATCAATTGGGCAGAAGACCATTTTGAGCATATAACCGAAACACAGCAAGTTTCTCAGGAACACCTACTACAAGTCGGATAG
- a CDS encoding alpha-ketoglutarate-dependent dioxygenase AlkB, whose amino-acid sequence MQFKLFDDQQQLRLPQHLMQYTPGFINESEASRLLKLFLTTVPWEQHKVIMYDKEIVTPRLCAWYGPRPIRENDVRTPRPMTAELQSLRQRIMVVTGIRFDGVLLNYYRDGNDSVAWHADKDTIPGVKTDIASVSLGQVRNFDFRSKDNHSQRYSIALEHGSLLLMKADLQKYWEHRIAKSSTPMTARINLTFRKTHV is encoded by the coding sequence ATGCAGTTCAAACTATTTGATGATCAACAGCAGCTCCGGCTGCCGCAGCATTTAATGCAATATACACCGGGCTTTATCAATGAGAGCGAGGCAAGCAGGCTGCTGAAGCTCTTCTTAACAACAGTCCCCTGGGAACAACATAAAGTGATAATGTATGACAAAGAGATTGTGACGCCGCGCCTTTGCGCCTGGTATGGACCGAGGCCGATCAGGGAGAATGATGTCAGGACACCGAGGCCAATGACCGCGGAACTGCAATCACTCAGGCAAAGGATCATGGTTGTGACCGGCATCCGGTTTGATGGCGTGCTACTAAATTATTACCGGGACGGTAACGATAGTGTCGCCTGGCACGCTGATAAGGACACAATCCCTGGCGTCAAAACCGATATTGCCTCGGTGAGCCTTGGACAGGTACGCAATTTCGACTTCAGGAGTAAGGACAATCATAGCCAGCGGTATTCCATTGCGCTCGAACACGGCTCTCTATTACTCATGAAAGCCGATCTTCAAAAATATTGGGAGCACAGGATCGCGAAATCAAGTACTCCTATGACCGCCCGGATCAATCTGACATTTAGAAAGACGCATGTTTAA
- a CDS encoding DNA-formamidopyrimidine glycosylase family protein, whose product MPELPDLQVFARNLTKTLKGSKLEKVTLLHTSKVKVSKKELNEVLSGKKLREVRRVGKQLCFDFAKNAQLLMHLMLHGKLVLEARNAEPPKHVIAELRFDNNTLYLTDFQKAAHLLLNPESSRAVDALSDELTASWLTAKLERSRAKIKSILMDQKVIAGIGNAYADEILWKAKINPESIAGKIPDDVVRKLSSVIGQVLKRAEDAIVKKHPDIISGEIRDFLEIHNPNKERSPGGAEILTATVGGRKTYYTDEQKLYK is encoded by the coding sequence ATGCCCGAGCTCCCAGATCTGCAGGTATTTGCCAGAAACCTGACAAAGACACTGAAAGGCAGCAAGCTGGAAAAGGTTACCTTGCTGCATACCTCGAAAGTGAAGGTTTCTAAAAAGGAGCTCAACGAGGTGCTTTCCGGCAAAAAGCTTCGCGAAGTGCGCAGAGTTGGAAAGCAGCTATGCTTCGACTTTGCCAAGAACGCCCAATTACTTATGCACCTAATGCTTCATGGTAAACTGGTTCTAGAGGCTCGCAATGCGGAGCCACCGAAACACGTAATCGCAGAGCTCCGGTTCGATAACAACACACTCTACTTAACCGACTTTCAAAAGGCAGCGCACTTACTGTTGAATCCCGAGTCAAGCCGGGCCGTCGATGCACTTTCAGATGAGCTGACCGCCAGTTGGCTGACCGCGAAGCTTGAAAGGAGTCGTGCGAAGATCAAATCCATTTTGATGGATCAGAAAGTCATCGCCGGGATAGGCAATGCGTATGCCGATGAGATACTTTGGAAAGCGAAGATCAATCCCGAATCTATCGCCGGTAAAATTCCTGATGATGTTGTAAGGAAGTTGAGCTCGGTGATTGGCCAGGTTCTGAAGCGTGCAGAAGATGCTATTGTCAAAAAGCACCCGGATATTATTAGTGGTGAAATCAGGGATTTTCTAGAGATTCATAATCCCAACAAAGAAAGGAGCCCTGGCGGGGCTGAAATTCTTACGGCCACTGTCGGTGGCCGTAAGACCTATTATACAGATGAGCAGAAGCTATACAAATAG
- a CDS encoding endonuclease/exonuclease/phosphatase family protein: MKIATYNINGVNGRLPVLLRWLQQARPDIVCLQELKAVHDKFPVRHIERLGYEALWIGQKSWNGVAFPASHAK, encoded by the coding sequence ATGAAGATAGCTACGTATAACATCAACGGGGTTAACGGAAGGCTTCCGGTATTGCTAAGATGGTTGCAACAGGCCAGGCCTGATATAGTCTGTCTGCAGGAATTGAAGGCTGTTCACGACAAATTTCCCGTCAGACACATTGAGCGGCTTGGCTATGAAGCGCTATGGATCGGGCAAAAAAGCTGGAACGGTGTCGCCTTTCCTGCCAGCCATGCTAAATAA
- a CDS encoding S8 family serine peptidase — protein MTTDRMSTAGYVPSNYFANFGGTSAARPQVAGVAALTLSVNPTPTEVQVRTKLQQTAIDMGPGGFDNSFGYGRVNALAAVQSSLPTSFVSGPSVVCPSASYSVTNMLAGATVTWSSSNTSILTINAPTAAATRVGDGQATITANIQYTAGCTPFRVTKTVNVGKPIISFTVNGQPFTNG, from the coding sequence ATGACGACTGATCGGATGTCAACTGCGGGCTACGTACCAAGCAATTACTTCGCAAATTTCGGCGGCACATCTGCTGCGCGTCCGCAGGTTGCCGGGGTAGCCGCATTGACGCTTTCTGTTAATCCTACGCCAACAGAAGTCCAGGTAAGAACGAAATTGCAACAAACAGCCATCGACATGGGACCGGGCGGTTTCGACAATTCCTTTGGCTACGGCCGAGTAAATGCGCTTGCAGCTGTTCAGTCTTCGTTGCCTACATCCTTCGTCTCCGGACCATCCGTGGTATGCCCTTCAGCGAGCTATTCCGTAACGAATATGCTTGCTGGGGCTACAGTAACCTGGTCGAGCAGCAATACCAGTATCCTTACCATCAATGCCCCTACAGCTGCAGCCACGCGGGTCGGAGATGGGCAAGCGACTATTACTGCAAACATACAATACACTGCCGGTTGTACCCCATTTCGCGTGACCAAGACCGTCAACGTCGGCAAACCGATAATCAGTTTCACCGTCAATGGGCAGCCTTTCACTAACGGGTAG
- a CDS encoding DNA polymerase Y family protein yields MKRYVAIWFRHLLTDRELLRRPELAGEPFVLAAKQRGRMIVMASSSIAEKAGVVTGMVVADARAVLPKLIVIDYDPSIEQSLLTTIAEWAIRYTPLVALDLPDGLILDATGCAHLWGGETPYLKDIMGRLKTSGYDVRAAMADTIGAAWAMSRFSRAFPIIAPGGQMEAIMPLPPNALRLPGEVVEKLHKLGLYQIKSFISMPRPVLRRRFGQIMLDQLGKALGHVHQGFMPVQPLEPFQERLPSMEPIRTATGIEIALQKLLEKMCTRLAAEDKGLRQAILKCYRLDGEIRQVEIGTSGPSCSTAHLYKLFELKIPTIEPALGIELFVLDAPVVEPMPAAQEALWNLSSGNKKGGYRRTAGPPGSPGRQRGDTPVSSGRTSLAGALNSGSLIS; encoded by the coding sequence ATGAAACGGTATGTGGCCATATGGTTCCGGCATCTGCTTACAGATCGCGAGCTGCTCAGAAGGCCCGAGCTTGCGGGAGAGCCGTTTGTGCTCGCTGCCAAGCAGAGGGGACGCATGATCGTGATGGCTTCCAGCAGTATCGCCGAGAAGGCGGGGGTAGTAACTGGCATGGTGGTCGCCGATGCGCGTGCCGTGCTTCCGAAATTAATAGTAATTGACTATGATCCTTCGATTGAACAGAGCCTTCTGACAACGATTGCCGAATGGGCGATCCGTTACACGCCGCTTGTGGCATTGGACCTGCCCGACGGGCTGATCCTGGATGCGACCGGTTGTGCGCATCTATGGGGAGGCGAAACGCCATACCTAAAAGACATCATGGGCCGCCTGAAAACGTCTGGCTATGATGTACGCGCCGCGATGGCCGACACGATCGGAGCTGCATGGGCTATGTCCCGGTTTAGCCGGGCTTTCCCTATTATCGCTCCCGGCGGACAAATGGAGGCTATTATGCCACTGCCGCCCAATGCGCTCAGGCTACCGGGTGAAGTCGTAGAGAAGTTGCATAAGTTGGGCCTGTATCAAATTAAAAGCTTCATTTCAATGCCACGGCCGGTGCTCAGGCGCAGGTTTGGGCAAATCATGCTTGATCAATTAGGAAAAGCGCTTGGCCATGTCCATCAAGGATTTATGCCCGTACAGCCTCTTGAACCTTTCCAGGAGCGCCTACCAAGCATGGAACCGATCCGCACGGCAACGGGCATCGAGATAGCTCTCCAAAAGCTGCTTGAAAAGATGTGCACCAGGCTTGCAGCCGAGGATAAAGGACTTCGGCAGGCCATTTTAAAATGTTACCGCTTAGATGGCGAAATCAGGCAGGTCGAGATTGGAACCAGCGGCCCTTCGTGCAGTACAGCTCACCTGTACAAGCTGTTTGAACTTAAAATTCCAACTATTGAGCCGGCGCTAGGTATAGAGCTATTCGTACTCGATGCCCCGGTGGTCGAGCCCATGCCAGCAGCCCAGGAAGCACTATGGAACCTGAGCAGCGGCAATAAAAAAGGTGGCTATCGCCGAACTGCTGGACCGCCTGGCAGCCCGGGCCGGCAGCGAGGTGATACACCGGTATCTTCCGGCAGAACATCACTGGCCGGAGCGCTCAATAGTGGAAGCCTCATCTCTTGA
- a CDS encoding DJ-1/PfpI family protein gives MFYLGGQSPLWDLASNEFSGRLILDFITAAKPVGAVCHGPAALIKAAELQPGFLSGKRIAAFTNTEETLTLRADNVPYKLETRPKELGADFHSATLPFTSHVETDGLLVTGQNPLSAGPTARALISLLEEQRVHA, from the coding sequence ATCTTCTATCTCGGGGGACAAAGTCCGCTTTGGGACCTTGCGTCCAATGAATTCAGCGGGCGCTTGATCCTGGATTTCATCACGGCAGCAAAACCAGTCGGCGCGGTATGTCATGGCCCGGCTGCGTTGATCAAAGCTGCCGAGTTGCAGCCTGGTTTTTTGAGCGGAAAGCGGATTGCAGCTTTCACCAACACGGAAGAAACGCTGACACTGCGAGCGGACAACGTGCCCTACAAATTAGAGACAAGGCCTAAAGAGCTCGGTGCGGACTTTCATAGTGCAACGCTCCCGTTCACAAGTCATGTAGAAACAGACGGTCTACTGGTAACTGGACAAAACCCGCTATCGGCCGGACCAACGGCCCGGGCGCTTATTAGCCTGCTTGAAGAACAGCGGGTGCATGCTTAA
- a CDS encoding DUF3606 domain-containing protein: protein MADDKSKRDFRDRNRIAADEEYELDYVAKEHGVSRQDVLDAIKAVGNERSKVEEYLKRQSK, encoded by the coding sequence ATGGCAGACGATAAATCAAAAAGAGACTTCCGCGACCGTAACCGGATCGCCGCCGATGAAGAGTATGAACTCGATTACGTAGCGAAGGAGCACGGTGTTAGCAGGCAAGACGTTTTGGATGCGATAAAGGCCGTCGGCAATGAAAGGTCGAAAGTCGAAGAGTATCTCAAACGTCAAAGCAAGTAG